One segment of Gopherus flavomarginatus isolate rGopFla2 chromosome 8, rGopFla2.mat.asm, whole genome shotgun sequence DNA contains the following:
- the ZIC4 gene encoding zinc finger protein ZIC 4 isoform X7, which yields MRHKTSLVMRKRKRLYRNILEKSSSYPGHHGHHHSEAGNHSLFSGLHEQPPHATPGGHLNGQIRLGLPGEMYARSELFTQVPASRTDPFAASSLHSYGGMNLNVNLAPHHGPGAFFRYMRQPIKQELICKWIELDQTPKKLCSKTFTTMHELVTHVTVEHVGGPEQSNHICFWEECPREGKPFKAKYKLVNHIRVHTGEKPFPCPFPGCGKVFARSENLKIHKRTHTGEKPFKCEFEGCDRRFANSSDRKKHSHVHTSDKPYNCKVRGCDKSYTHPSSLRKHMKVHCKSPPPSSGYESSTPSLVSPSSDSGRDPPASCSHAEPVASSQTAANLSEWYVCQSSGASGIPTPPSNSPSPNPGEASYTNCELRPNY from the exons ATGAGACATAAGACTTCTCTGGTAATGAGGAAAAGAAAACGACTTTACAGAAACATCCTGGAAAAGTCAA GTAGCTACCCCGGACACCATGGTCACCACCACTCAGAAGCTGGGAATCATTCTCTGTTCTCTGGACTCCATGAGCAGCCTCCCCATGCAACTCCAGGTGGCCATCTAAACGGACAGATAAGACTGGGGTTACCTGGAGAAATGTACGCCAGGTCTGAACTTTTCACTCAAGTACCAGCCTCCAGGACCGATCCTTTTGCTGCTTCCTCGCTTCATAGCTACGGTGGCATGAATCTGAACGTGAATCTGGCTCCACACCACGGCCCTGGTGCTTTCTTTCGTTACATGAGGCAGCCCATCAAACAGGAACTCATCTGTAAATGGATTGAGTTGGACCAGACTCCCAAAAAATTATGCTCGAAAACTTTCACCACAATGCATGAGCTGGTGACTCATGTCACAGTGGAGCATGTTGGAGGACCCGAGCAGTCCAATCACATATGTTTCTGGGAAGAGTGTCCAAGAGAGGGGAAACCTTTCAAAGCCAAATATAAACTTGTAAATCACATCAGAGTCCACACAGGTGAAAAACCcttcccctgccctttcccaggcTGTGGGAAAGTGTTTGCTAGATCAGAAAATCTCAAAATACACAAAAGAACTCACACAG GAGAAAAACCATTCAAATGTGAATTCGAAGGCTGTGACAGACGATTTGCCAACAGCAGTGACAGGAAGAAGCACTCTCACGTGCACACCAGCGACAAACCCTACAACTGCAAAGTGAGAGGCTGCGACAAGTCCTACACCCACCCCAGTTCCTTGAGGAAACACATGAAAGTGCACTGCAAATCCCCTCCTCCGAGTTCAGGCTACGAGTCCTCCACACCTTCGCTGGTGTCTCCCTCCTCGGACTCCGGCCGGGACCCTCCTGCTTCCTGTTCTCACGCAGAGCCAGTAGCATCGTCGCAAACTGCAGCTAACCTGAGCGAATGGTACGTGTGTCAGAGCTCGGGGGCCAGTGGCATCCCAACTCCTCCCAGTAACTCTCCGTCACCTAACCCGGGAGAGGCTTCTTACACGAACTGTGAGCTCAGGCCCAATTATTAG
- the ZIC4 gene encoding zinc finger protein ZIC 4 isoform X4 → MSVDALGSPVMDPAALSKRNTALRLVDLAGAHHHHHHLHPPQSMTGFPGFAGHPHSVASTHPGEYAAESRLGPNPFRPEHMGHQHHHHHHHPHHSAALKLSPAPHPHPHHQCHHHHHHHMAGQAEVVSSQTGTFGPAQSTAVPYPVSRTAQAISAGRDFLIRRDLTAPVMPGLTEQHTATSSHHGMFVSTTGSYPGHHGHHHSEAGNHSLFSGLHEQPPHATPGGHLNGQIRLGLPGEMYARSELFTQVPASRTDPFAASSLHSYGGMNLNVNLAPHHGPGAFFRYMRQPIKQELICKWIELDQTPKKLCSKTFTTMHELVTHVTVEHVGGPEQSNHICFWEECPREGKPFKAKYKLVNHIRVHTGEKPFPCPFPGCGKVFARSENLKIHKRTHTDVYPVALKVI, encoded by the exons ATGAGCGTGGATGCTTTGGGGAGCCCAGTGATGGACCCTGCTGCACTCTCCAAACGGAACACGGCGCTGAGATTAGTAGACTTGGCAGGGGCTCATCACCACCATCATCATCTCCACCCCCCTCAGAGCATGACAGGCTTCCCGGGCTTCGCCGGGCATCCCCACTCAGTGGCTTCCACGCACCCTGGGGAGTACGCCGCGGAATCCCGCCTAGGGCCGAATCCATTCCGGCCTGAACACatggggcaccaacaccatcatcatcatcatcatcctcatcACTCTGCGGCCCTTAaactcagccctgcccctcatcctcatcctcaccaccagtgccaccaccaccaccatcatcatATGGCAGGCCAAGCTGAGGTGGTCTCTAGTCAAACAGGAACGTTTGGCCCGGCGCAGTCAACAGCAGTCCCTTACCCAGTGTCTCGCACAGCCCAGGCTATTTCAGCAGGTAGGGACTTCTTAATACGCAGGGATCTGACAGCTCCAGTCATGCCAGGGCTAACTGAGCAACACACTGCTACAAGCTCTCACCACGGAATGTTTGTCTCAACAACAGGTAGCTACCCCGGACACCATGGTCACCACCACTCAGAAGCTGGGAATCATTCTCTGTTCTCTGGACTCCATGAGCAGCCTCCCCATGCAACTCCAGGTGGCCATCTAAACGGACAGATAAGACTGGGGTTACCTGGAGAAATGTACGCCAGGTCTGAACTTTTCACTCAAGTACCAGCCTCCAGGACCGATCCTTTTGCTGCTTCCTCGCTTCATAGCTACGGTGGCATGAATCTGAACGTGAATCTGGCTCCACACCACGGCCCTGGTGCTTTCTTTCGTTACATGAGGCAGCCCATCAAACAGGAACTCATCTGTAAATGGATTGAGTTGGACCAGACTCCCAAAAAATTATGCTCGAAAACTTTCACCACAATGCATGAGCTGGTGACTCATGTCACAGTGGAGCATGTTGGAGGACCCGAGCAGTCCAATCACATATGTTTCTGGGAAGAGTGTCCAAGAGAGGGGAAACCTTTCAAAGCCAAATATAAACTTGTAAATCACATCAGAGTCCACACAGGTGAAAAACCcttcccctgccctttcccaggcTGTGGGAAAGTGTTTGCTAGATCAGAAAATCTCAAAATACACAAAAGAACTCACACAG ATGTCTACCCCGTTGCTCTCAAGGTAATCTAG
- the ZIC4 gene encoding zinc finger protein ZIC 4 isoform X3, with product MSVDALGSPVMDPAALSKRNTALRLVDLAGAHHHHHHLHPPQSMTGFPGFAGHPHSVASTHPGEYAAESRLGPNPFRPEHMGHQHHHHHHHPHHSAALKLSPAPHPHPHHQCHHHHHHHMAGQAEVVSSQTGTFGPAQSTAVPYPVSRTAQAISAGRDFLIRRDLTAPVMPGLTEQHTATSSHHGMFVSTTGSYPGHHGHHHSEAGNHSLFSGLHEQPPHATPGGHLNGQIRLGLPGEMYARSELFTQVPASRTDPFAASSLHSYGGMNLNVNLAPHHGPGAFFRYMRQPIKQELICKWIELDQTPKKLCSKTFTTMHELVTHVTVEHVGGPEQSNHICFWEECPREGKPFKAKYKLVNHIRVHTGEKPFPCPFPGCGKVFARSENLKIHKRTHTGEKPFKCEFEGCDRRFANSSDRKKHSHVHTSDKPYNCKVRGCDKSYTHPSSLRKHMKVHCKSPPPSSGYESSTPSLVSPSSDSGRDPPASCSHAEPVASSQTAANLSE from the exons ATGAGCGTGGATGCTTTGGGGAGCCCAGTGATGGACCCTGCTGCACTCTCCAAACGGAACACGGCGCTGAGATTAGTAGACTTGGCAGGGGCTCATCACCACCATCATCATCTCCACCCCCCTCAGAGCATGACAGGCTTCCCGGGCTTCGCCGGGCATCCCCACTCAGTGGCTTCCACGCACCCTGGGGAGTACGCCGCGGAATCCCGCCTAGGGCCGAATCCATTCCGGCCTGAACACatggggcaccaacaccatcatcatcatcatcatcctcatcACTCTGCGGCCCTTAaactcagccctgcccctcatcctcatcctcaccaccagtgccaccaccaccaccatcatcatATGGCAGGCCAAGCTGAGGTGGTCTCTAGTCAAACAGGAACGTTTGGCCCGGCGCAGTCAACAGCAGTCCCTTACCCAGTGTCTCGCACAGCCCAGGCTATTTCAGCAGGTAGGGACTTCTTAATACGCAGGGATCTGACAGCTCCAGTCATGCCAGGGCTAACTGAGCAACACACTGCTACAAGCTCTCACCACGGAATGTTTGTCTCAACAACAGGTAGCTACCCCGGACACCATGGTCACCACCACTCAGAAGCTGGGAATCATTCTCTGTTCTCTGGACTCCATGAGCAGCCTCCCCATGCAACTCCAGGTGGCCATCTAAACGGACAGATAAGACTGGGGTTACCTGGAGAAATGTACGCCAGGTCTGAACTTTTCACTCAAGTACCAGCCTCCAGGACCGATCCTTTTGCTGCTTCCTCGCTTCATAGCTACGGTGGCATGAATCTGAACGTGAATCTGGCTCCACACCACGGCCCTGGTGCTTTCTTTCGTTACATGAGGCAGCCCATCAAACAGGAACTCATCTGTAAATGGATTGAGTTGGACCAGACTCCCAAAAAATTATGCTCGAAAACTTTCACCACAATGCATGAGCTGGTGACTCATGTCACAGTGGAGCATGTTGGAGGACCCGAGCAGTCCAATCACATATGTTTCTGGGAAGAGTGTCCAAGAGAGGGGAAACCTTTCAAAGCCAAATATAAACTTGTAAATCACATCAGAGTCCACACAGGTGAAAAACCcttcccctgccctttcccaggcTGTGGGAAAGTGTTTGCTAGATCAGAAAATCTCAAAATACACAAAAGAACTCACACAG GAGAAAAACCATTCAAATGTGAATTCGAAGGCTGTGACAGACGATTTGCCAACAGCAGTGACAGGAAGAAGCACTCTCACGTGCACACCAGCGACAAACCCTACAACTGCAAAGTGAGAGGCTGCGACAAGTCCTACACCCACCCCAGTTCCTTGAGGAAACACATGAAAGTGCACTGCAAATCCCCTCCTCCGAGTTCAGGCTACGAGTCCTCCACACCTTCGCTGGTGTCTCCCTCCTCGGACTCCGGCCGGGACCCTCCTGCTTCCTGTTCTCACGCAGAGCCAGTAGCATCGTCGCAAACTGCAGCTAACCTGAGCGAATG A
- the ZIC4 gene encoding zinc finger protein ZIC 4 isoform X1: MSVDALGSPVMDPAALSKRNTALRLVDLAGAHHHHHHLHPPQSMTGFPGFAGHPHSVASTHPGEYAAESRLGPNPFRPEHMGHQHHHHHHHPHHSAALKLSPAPHPHPHHQCHHHHHHHMAGQAEVVSSQTGTFGPAQSTAVPYPVSRTAQAISAGRDFLIRRDLTAPVMPGLTEQHTATSSHHGMFVSTTGSYPGHHGHHHSEAGNHSLFSGLHEQPPHATPGGHLNGQIRLGLPGEMYARSELFTQVPASRTDPFAASSLHSYGGMNLNVNLAPHHGPGAFFRYMRQPIKQELICKWIELDQTPKKLCSKTFTTMHELVTHVTVEHVGGPEQSNHICFWEECPREGKPFKAKYKLVNHIRVHTGEKPFPCPFPGCGKVFARSENLKIHKRTHTGEKPFKCEFEGCDRRFANSSDRKKHSHVHTSDKPYNCKVRGCDKSYTHPSSLRKHMKVHCKSPPPSSGYESSTPSLVSPSSDSGRDPPASCSHAEPVASSQTAANLSEWYVCQSSGASGIPTPPSNSPSPNPGEASYTNCELRPNY, from the exons ATGAGCGTGGATGCTTTGGGGAGCCCAGTGATGGACCCTGCTGCACTCTCCAAACGGAACACGGCGCTGAGATTAGTAGACTTGGCAGGGGCTCATCACCACCATCATCATCTCCACCCCCCTCAGAGCATGACAGGCTTCCCGGGCTTCGCCGGGCATCCCCACTCAGTGGCTTCCACGCACCCTGGGGAGTACGCCGCGGAATCCCGCCTAGGGCCGAATCCATTCCGGCCTGAACACatggggcaccaacaccatcatcatcatcatcatcctcatcACTCTGCGGCCCTTAaactcagccctgcccctcatcctcatcctcaccaccagtgccaccaccaccaccatcatcatATGGCAGGCCAAGCTGAGGTGGTCTCTAGTCAAACAGGAACGTTTGGCCCGGCGCAGTCAACAGCAGTCCCTTACCCAGTGTCTCGCACAGCCCAGGCTATTTCAGCAGGTAGGGACTTCTTAATACGCAGGGATCTGACAGCTCCAGTCATGCCAGGGCTAACTGAGCAACACACTGCTACAAGCTCTCACCACGGAATGTTTGTCTCAACAACAGGTAGCTACCCCGGACACCATGGTCACCACCACTCAGAAGCTGGGAATCATTCTCTGTTCTCTGGACTCCATGAGCAGCCTCCCCATGCAACTCCAGGTGGCCATCTAAACGGACAGATAAGACTGGGGTTACCTGGAGAAATGTACGCCAGGTCTGAACTTTTCACTCAAGTACCAGCCTCCAGGACCGATCCTTTTGCTGCTTCCTCGCTTCATAGCTACGGTGGCATGAATCTGAACGTGAATCTGGCTCCACACCACGGCCCTGGTGCTTTCTTTCGTTACATGAGGCAGCCCATCAAACAGGAACTCATCTGTAAATGGATTGAGTTGGACCAGACTCCCAAAAAATTATGCTCGAAAACTTTCACCACAATGCATGAGCTGGTGACTCATGTCACAGTGGAGCATGTTGGAGGACCCGAGCAGTCCAATCACATATGTTTCTGGGAAGAGTGTCCAAGAGAGGGGAAACCTTTCAAAGCCAAATATAAACTTGTAAATCACATCAGAGTCCACACAGGTGAAAAACCcttcccctgccctttcccaggcTGTGGGAAAGTGTTTGCTAGATCAGAAAATCTCAAAATACACAAAAGAACTCACACAG GAGAAAAACCATTCAAATGTGAATTCGAAGGCTGTGACAGACGATTTGCCAACAGCAGTGACAGGAAGAAGCACTCTCACGTGCACACCAGCGACAAACCCTACAACTGCAAAGTGAGAGGCTGCGACAAGTCCTACACCCACCCCAGTTCCTTGAGGAAACACATGAAAGTGCACTGCAAATCCCCTCCTCCGAGTTCAGGCTACGAGTCCTCCACACCTTCGCTGGTGTCTCCCTCCTCGGACTCCGGCCGGGACCCTCCTGCTTCCTGTTCTCACGCAGAGCCAGTAGCATCGTCGCAAACTGCAGCTAACCTGAGCGAATGGTACGTGTGTCAGAGCTCGGGGGCCAGTGGCATCCCAACTCCTCCCAGTAACTCTCCGTCACCTAACCCGGGAGAGGCTTCTTACACGAACTGTGAGCTCAGGCCCAATTATTAG
- the ZIC4 gene encoding zinc finger protein ZIC 4 isoform X5 — protein sequence MKDDRLAGTAKEEQSQEMRHKTSLVMRKRKRLYRNILEKSSSYPGHHGHHHSEAGNHSLFSGLHEQPPHATPGGHLNGQIRLGLPGEMYARSELFTQVPASRTDPFAASSLHSYGGMNLNVNLAPHHGPGAFFRYMRQPIKQELICKWIELDQTPKKLCSKTFTTMHELVTHVTVEHVGGPEQSNHICFWEECPREGKPFKAKYKLVNHIRVHTGEKPFPCPFPGCGKVFARSENLKIHKRTHTGEKPFKCEFEGCDRRFANSSDRKKHSHVHTSDKPYNCKVRGCDKSYTHPSSLRKHMKVHCKSPPPSSGYESSTPSLVSPSSDSGRDPPASCSHAEPVASSQTAANLSEWYVCQSSGASGIPTPPSNSPSPNPGEASYTNCELRPNY from the exons ATGAAGGATGACCGCCTCGCTGGAACCGCCAAAGAG GAACAAAGTCAGGAAATGAGACATAAGACTTCTCTGGTAATGAGGAAAAGAAAACGACTTTACAGAAACATCCTGGAAAAGTCAA GTAGCTACCCCGGACACCATGGTCACCACCACTCAGAAGCTGGGAATCATTCTCTGTTCTCTGGACTCCATGAGCAGCCTCCCCATGCAACTCCAGGTGGCCATCTAAACGGACAGATAAGACTGGGGTTACCTGGAGAAATGTACGCCAGGTCTGAACTTTTCACTCAAGTACCAGCCTCCAGGACCGATCCTTTTGCTGCTTCCTCGCTTCATAGCTACGGTGGCATGAATCTGAACGTGAATCTGGCTCCACACCACGGCCCTGGTGCTTTCTTTCGTTACATGAGGCAGCCCATCAAACAGGAACTCATCTGTAAATGGATTGAGTTGGACCAGACTCCCAAAAAATTATGCTCGAAAACTTTCACCACAATGCATGAGCTGGTGACTCATGTCACAGTGGAGCATGTTGGAGGACCCGAGCAGTCCAATCACATATGTTTCTGGGAAGAGTGTCCAAGAGAGGGGAAACCTTTCAAAGCCAAATATAAACTTGTAAATCACATCAGAGTCCACACAGGTGAAAAACCcttcccctgccctttcccaggcTGTGGGAAAGTGTTTGCTAGATCAGAAAATCTCAAAATACACAAAAGAACTCACACAG GAGAAAAACCATTCAAATGTGAATTCGAAGGCTGTGACAGACGATTTGCCAACAGCAGTGACAGGAAGAAGCACTCTCACGTGCACACCAGCGACAAACCCTACAACTGCAAAGTGAGAGGCTGCGACAAGTCCTACACCCACCCCAGTTCCTTGAGGAAACACATGAAAGTGCACTGCAAATCCCCTCCTCCGAGTTCAGGCTACGAGTCCTCCACACCTTCGCTGGTGTCTCCCTCCTCGGACTCCGGCCGGGACCCTCCTGCTTCCTGTTCTCACGCAGAGCCAGTAGCATCGTCGCAAACTGCAGCTAACCTGAGCGAATGGTACGTGTGTCAGAGCTCGGGGGCCAGTGGCATCCCAACTCCTCCCAGTAACTCTCCGTCACCTAACCCGGGAGAGGCTTCTTACACGAACTGTGAGCTCAGGCCCAATTATTAG
- the ZIC4 gene encoding zinc finger protein ZIC 4 isoform X2, with protein MSVDALGSPVMDPAALSKRNTALRLVDLAGAHHHHHHLHPPQSMTGFPGFAGHPHSVASTHPGEYAAESRLGPNPFRPEHMGHQHHHHHHHPHHSAALKLSPAPHPHPHHQCHHHHHHHMAGQAEVVSSQTGTFGPAQSTAVPYPVSRTAQAISAGSYPGHHGHHHSEAGNHSLFSGLHEQPPHATPGGHLNGQIRLGLPGEMYARSELFTQVPASRTDPFAASSLHSYGGMNLNVNLAPHHGPGAFFRYMRQPIKQELICKWIELDQTPKKLCSKTFTTMHELVTHVTVEHVGGPEQSNHICFWEECPREGKPFKAKYKLVNHIRVHTGEKPFPCPFPGCGKVFARSENLKIHKRTHTGEKPFKCEFEGCDRRFANSSDRKKHSHVHTSDKPYNCKVRGCDKSYTHPSSLRKHMKVHCKSPPPSSGYESSTPSLVSPSSDSGRDPPASCSHAEPVASSQTAANLSEWYVCQSSGASGIPTPPSNSPSPNPGEASYTNCELRPNY; from the exons ATGAGCGTGGATGCTTTGGGGAGCCCAGTGATGGACCCTGCTGCACTCTCCAAACGGAACACGGCGCTGAGATTAGTAGACTTGGCAGGGGCTCATCACCACCATCATCATCTCCACCCCCCTCAGAGCATGACAGGCTTCCCGGGCTTCGCCGGGCATCCCCACTCAGTGGCTTCCACGCACCCTGGGGAGTACGCCGCGGAATCCCGCCTAGGGCCGAATCCATTCCGGCCTGAACACatggggcaccaacaccatcatcatcatcatcatcctcatcACTCTGCGGCCCTTAaactcagccctgcccctcatcctcatcctcaccaccagtgccaccaccaccaccatcatcatATGGCAGGCCAAGCTGAGGTGGTCTCTAGTCAAACAGGAACGTTTGGCCCGGCGCAGTCAACAGCAGTCCCTTACCCAGTGTCTCGCACAGCCCAGGCTATTTCAGCAG GTAGCTACCCCGGACACCATGGTCACCACCACTCAGAAGCTGGGAATCATTCTCTGTTCTCTGGACTCCATGAGCAGCCTCCCCATGCAACTCCAGGTGGCCATCTAAACGGACAGATAAGACTGGGGTTACCTGGAGAAATGTACGCCAGGTCTGAACTTTTCACTCAAGTACCAGCCTCCAGGACCGATCCTTTTGCTGCTTCCTCGCTTCATAGCTACGGTGGCATGAATCTGAACGTGAATCTGGCTCCACACCACGGCCCTGGTGCTTTCTTTCGTTACATGAGGCAGCCCATCAAACAGGAACTCATCTGTAAATGGATTGAGTTGGACCAGACTCCCAAAAAATTATGCTCGAAAACTTTCACCACAATGCATGAGCTGGTGACTCATGTCACAGTGGAGCATGTTGGAGGACCCGAGCAGTCCAATCACATATGTTTCTGGGAAGAGTGTCCAAGAGAGGGGAAACCTTTCAAAGCCAAATATAAACTTGTAAATCACATCAGAGTCCACACAGGTGAAAAACCcttcccctgccctttcccaggcTGTGGGAAAGTGTTTGCTAGATCAGAAAATCTCAAAATACACAAAAGAACTCACACAG GAGAAAAACCATTCAAATGTGAATTCGAAGGCTGTGACAGACGATTTGCCAACAGCAGTGACAGGAAGAAGCACTCTCACGTGCACACCAGCGACAAACCCTACAACTGCAAAGTGAGAGGCTGCGACAAGTCCTACACCCACCCCAGTTCCTTGAGGAAACACATGAAAGTGCACTGCAAATCCCCTCCTCCGAGTTCAGGCTACGAGTCCTCCACACCTTCGCTGGTGTCTCCCTCCTCGGACTCCGGCCGGGACCCTCCTGCTTCCTGTTCTCACGCAGAGCCAGTAGCATCGTCGCAAACTGCAGCTAACCTGAGCGAATGGTACGTGTGTCAGAGCTCGGGGGCCAGTGGCATCCCAACTCCTCCCAGTAACTCTCCGTCACCTAACCCGGGAGAGGCTTCTTACACGAACTGTGAGCTCAGGCCCAATTATTAG
- the ZIC4 gene encoding zinc finger protein ZIC 4 isoform X6, with product MQEQSQEMRHKTSLVMRKRKRLYRNILEKSSSYPGHHGHHHSEAGNHSLFSGLHEQPPHATPGGHLNGQIRLGLPGEMYARSELFTQVPASRTDPFAASSLHSYGGMNLNVNLAPHHGPGAFFRYMRQPIKQELICKWIELDQTPKKLCSKTFTTMHELVTHVTVEHVGGPEQSNHICFWEECPREGKPFKAKYKLVNHIRVHTGEKPFPCPFPGCGKVFARSENLKIHKRTHTGEKPFKCEFEGCDRRFANSSDRKKHSHVHTSDKPYNCKVRGCDKSYTHPSSLRKHMKVHCKSPPPSSGYESSTPSLVSPSSDSGRDPPASCSHAEPVASSQTAANLSEWYVCQSSGASGIPTPPSNSPSPNPGEASYTNCELRPNY from the exons ATGCAG GAACAAAGTCAGGAAATGAGACATAAGACTTCTCTGGTAATGAGGAAAAGAAAACGACTTTACAGAAACATCCTGGAAAAGTCAA GTAGCTACCCCGGACACCATGGTCACCACCACTCAGAAGCTGGGAATCATTCTCTGTTCTCTGGACTCCATGAGCAGCCTCCCCATGCAACTCCAGGTGGCCATCTAAACGGACAGATAAGACTGGGGTTACCTGGAGAAATGTACGCCAGGTCTGAACTTTTCACTCAAGTACCAGCCTCCAGGACCGATCCTTTTGCTGCTTCCTCGCTTCATAGCTACGGTGGCATGAATCTGAACGTGAATCTGGCTCCACACCACGGCCCTGGTGCTTTCTTTCGTTACATGAGGCAGCCCATCAAACAGGAACTCATCTGTAAATGGATTGAGTTGGACCAGACTCCCAAAAAATTATGCTCGAAAACTTTCACCACAATGCATGAGCTGGTGACTCATGTCACAGTGGAGCATGTTGGAGGACCCGAGCAGTCCAATCACATATGTTTCTGGGAAGAGTGTCCAAGAGAGGGGAAACCTTTCAAAGCCAAATATAAACTTGTAAATCACATCAGAGTCCACACAGGTGAAAAACCcttcccctgccctttcccaggcTGTGGGAAAGTGTTTGCTAGATCAGAAAATCTCAAAATACACAAAAGAACTCACACAG GAGAAAAACCATTCAAATGTGAATTCGAAGGCTGTGACAGACGATTTGCCAACAGCAGTGACAGGAAGAAGCACTCTCACGTGCACACCAGCGACAAACCCTACAACTGCAAAGTGAGAGGCTGCGACAAGTCCTACACCCACCCCAGTTCCTTGAGGAAACACATGAAAGTGCACTGCAAATCCCCTCCTCCGAGTTCAGGCTACGAGTCCTCCACACCTTCGCTGGTGTCTCCCTCCTCGGACTCCGGCCGGGACCCTCCTGCTTCCTGTTCTCACGCAGAGCCAGTAGCATCGTCGCAAACTGCAGCTAACCTGAGCGAATGGTACGTGTGTCAGAGCTCGGGGGCCAGTGGCATCCCAACTCCTCCCAGTAACTCTCCGTCACCTAACCCGGGAGAGGCTTCTTACACGAACTGTGAGCTCAGGCCCAATTATTAG